In Monomorium pharaonis isolate MP-MQ-018 unplaced genomic scaffold, ASM1337386v2 scaffold_367, whole genome shotgun sequence, the following are encoded in one genomic region:
- the LOC118648311 gene encoding chymotrypsin-1-like, with the protein MCLFNSVPNNKSTVKMRAFFCLLFIALAYVIEGAPFPHVVGGKDAPAGKYPYQVSLRLSGSHRCGASILDSHNVLTAAHCVDGLNNLNNLKIHAGTNRLNESGEVYDIESVDVHEDYDNFLLRNDVALIHLNNSIKFNSLVQPINLTTNDRDLENKSCTLTGWGRTSLGGSIPNTLQEIELIVYPQKNCERDQWRVIDSHICTLLNEEKEHATVILVGPLVANGAQIGIVSFGNPCALGLPDVYTRVSSFVPWINAKKK; encoded by the exons atgtGTCTATTCAATTCAGTCCCAAACAACAAATCTACAGTCAAGATGCGTGCATTTTTCtgtcttttatttattgctcTGGCATACGTCATTGAAG gaGCTCCATTTCCTCATGTCGTCGGTGGTAAGGATGCTCCCGCAGGCAAATATCCATATCAAGTGTCATTGAGATTATCTGGCTCGCACAGATGCGGTGCATCTATTCTTGACAGTCATAATGTATTAACTGCAGCTCATTGTGTTGACGg attgaataatttaaacaatctaAAGATCCATGCCGGCACAAACCGTTTGAACGAATCAGGAGAGGTTTATGACATAGAGAGTGTTGACGTTCATGAAGATTATGATAACTTCTTATTGAGAAATGATGTCGCTTTAATTCACCTTaacaattctattaaattcaattcgcTAGTGCAACCAATAAATCTTACAACAAATGATCGTGATCTCGAGAATAAGTCGTGCACTTTAACTGGATGGGGAAGAACATCG CTTGGTGGAAGTATTCCAAATACATTGCaagaaattgaattaatagTTTATcctcaaaaaaattgtgaaagagATCAATGGAGAGTGATAGATAGCCACATCTGTACTTTACTAAACGAGGAGAAGGAGCATGCCac GGTGATTCTGGTGGGACCGTTGGTGGCCAATGGAGCTCAAATTGGAATAGTTTCCTTCGGTAATCCCTGCGCACTTGGATTACCAGATGTTTACACAAGAGTGAGCAGTTTCGTCCCTTGGATCAACgcaaagaagaaataa